In the Paenibacillus sp. FSL H7-0357 genome, one interval contains:
- a CDS encoding alpha/beta fold hydrolase gives MLKTKLIPPPGKLIRVKGKQMHIRISGLPGGKTVVFDHGCGYGSYSDTWSLVEEKVAPFAQTVVYDRAGYGWSEKGSVPRNNEEAVEDLHELLQAAGVRQPFIYVGHSYGGVNARLYAERYPENLAGIVLADASHEDELTDRFPREHVKGQKSGIWMFRMLYWLTRAGILNWLLQRNKLKDFEALLKHFPEPIAERMRLMTPQRATGLAVYQEFKNLQLGYDAVRNKSLPAGLPLLVLKSGKVEHLEKLPSGIADKITSCLLDVAEEMSQLSDQGELVVVEDSGHNIHIERPDAVAQGIRQML, from the coding sequence ATGTTGAAGACGAAGTTGATCCCACCACCAGGAAAGTTAATTCGGGTTAAAGGCAAACAGATGCATATCAGAATAAGTGGGTTACCAGGAGGTAAGACCGTTGTTTTCGATCATGGCTGCGGCTACGGATCTTATTCGGATACATGGTCACTAGTTGAGGAGAAAGTAGCGCCATTTGCACAGACTGTTGTTTACGATCGGGCGGGGTATGGTTGGAGTGAGAAGGGATCCGTTCCTAGAAACAATGAGGAAGCTGTTGAAGACTTGCACGAGCTGCTTCAGGCAGCAGGCGTTCGACAGCCTTTTATCTATGTGGGCCATTCCTATGGTGGTGTAAATGCGCGTCTTTATGCGGAGCGCTATCCGGAAAATCTGGCTGGCATCGTGCTTGCTGATGCGAGTCACGAAGATGAGCTGACAGACCGGTTCCCAAGAGAACATGTGAAGGGCCAAAAGTCGGGAATATGGATGTTTCGGATGCTGTATTGGTTGACCAGAGCAGGGATTCTGAATTGGCTATTGCAGCGTAATAAGCTGAAGGATTTTGAAGCTCTGTTGAAGCATTTCCCTGAGCCTATAGCGGAACGGATGAGACTAATGACGCCGCAGAGAGCGACAGGGTTGGCAGTATATCAGGAATTCAAAAATTTACAGCTTGGCTATGATGCCGTCCGGAATAAAAGTCTTCCTGCAGGATTGCCCTTACTTGTGCTGAAAAGTGGCAAAGTGGAGCATTTAGAGAAACTTCCGTCAGGGATAGCCGATAAAATAACAAGCTGTTTATTGGATGTAGCTGAAGAAATGTCCCAGTTGTCTGACCAGGGCGAACTGGTCGTTGTGGAAGACAGCGGACATAATATTCATATCGAACGACCCGATGCCGTAGCTCAAGGAATCCGTCAAATGCTTTAA
- a CDS encoding helix-turn-helix transcriptional regulator yields the protein MDFADKLQGYRKQRGMSQENLAEVIGVSRQAVSKWESGQSYPEMDKMIALSKFFGVSMDHMVKEVSGNQETVPPLDAGNFHADVTAKYHYEYKSKRTLLGIPLVHINVGRGIYVAKGVLAIGNIAVGGLSVGILSLGGLCFGALAGGMISIAGLALGLLLAIGGLAAGIIAIGGLAVGIFAIGGLSIGMFSLGGCAVASRIAIGGYASGHIAIGDVAKGAYTILVEQDHFSSIQAEQVRGLINQEYPRLWKPVAEGIIAIFE from the coding sequence ATGGATTTTGCGGATAAACTGCAAGGCTACAGAAAACAAAGGGGGATGTCCCAAGAAAATTTGGCGGAGGTCATCGGTGTGTCGCGGCAAGCCGTATCTAAGTGGGAATCGGGTCAGTCGTATCCGGAAATGGATAAGATGATTGCCTTAAGCAAGTTCTTTGGTGTAAGTATGGACCATATGGTTAAGGAAGTTTCAGGTAATCAGGAAACAGTCCCGCCACTCGATGCTGGGAACTTCCACGCTGATGTAACTGCAAAGTATCATTATGAATACAAGAGCAAACGAACGTTGTTAGGGATTCCGCTGGTGCATATTAATGTCGGACGCGGAATTTATGTCGCCAAGGGAGTTCTGGCTATTGGGAATATTGCCGTTGGCGGTTTGTCAGTCGGAATCCTCTCGCTTGGCGGCCTATGCTTCGGCGCACTTGCAGGGGGGATGATCAGTATTGCCGGGCTGGCTCTTGGCTTGTTGTTGGCCATAGGCGGACTGGCCGCAGGAATTATCGCTATAGGAGGGCTTGCCGTTGGAATCTTCGCCATCGGCGGGCTGTCCATCGGAATGTTCTCGCTCGGCGGCTGTGCGGTTGCCTCGCGGATCGCCATCGGGGGTTATGCAAGCGGGCATATTGCGATCGGCGACGTGGCCAAGGGGGCGTACACGATCTTGGTCGAACAGGATCATTTCAGCAGCATTCAGGCTGAGCAAGTGAGGGGACTGATTAATCAGGAGTACCCGCGCCTGTGGAAGCCAGTGGCAGAAGGGATCATAGCTATATTCGAATAG